The DNA region CGAACCGCATCGACGGAGGATTGCTCCACGTATCCCTGTCGGAACGTTCCCATTCCATCCTCACCGGGATCCCCAGCCAAAGGAGCACCGGAGGCACCAGTTTCAAGAAACAGGTTTGAGCCGATGGCTTCCAGACCGTTGTCATTGGTGAAACGCACCATGTTCAATTGACCTAGAAGCTGGGGTTGAATCTCGCCCCGAAAAGACGCGAAGACCTCTCCATTGGCGTTGATCGTTATTTCCTGGGCATCGTCGGGGATGGTGATACCTGGGTTCACTTCGAACCCGTCATTTGTCACGATCAATCCGTCGCCCGTGCGCTGCAACGCGCCGTCCCGGGTATACGCATTGTCCCCGCTGGGAAGCGTCACCTCAAGATAGCCGCGTCCTTCGATGGCCACGTCCAACTGACCGCCGGTCGCGCCGAGCGTCCCTTGCTCCCACGTCACGGTGACTGCTGCCGGACGCACGCCAAGGCCGATCTGGACACCCGCCGGAACGACTGTGCCGTCGGAGGCATTGATCGCACCCGCTCGCACCATCTGTTGATAGTGGAGATCCGCAAAATCGGCACGACGGGGGCTGTAGCCCGTCGTCGACATGTTCGCGATATTGTTTGAGATAACGTCGACGCGCAACTGTTGCGCGCTCATGCCAGTGGCGGCGATATCCAAGGCTCTCATCGGGGTATCCTTTCTGGATTAGCTGCGTTGTCCGGCAGTGCGGAGGAAATCTCGGATGCGGTTGTCTTCGGCATCCATGAAACTTTGTCCCAACTCGTAGGCACGCTGTACTTCGATCATGCGGGCAATCTGCGCCACGGGATCGACGTTGGATTGCTCCAGAAATCCCTGCAAGATGCGCGCGTTGTCGGCGGGTTGAACGCCCGACTCAACTGTAAACGCGGTGCCTGAGCGACGGCTGAGTTCCAGTGGATCGTTCGGAAGATAGAGACCAACCACCGTGAGTGGCTGCCCGTCAGCAGAGATTGTCCCATCGGACGACACGGCCACTGAGCCCGCTTGTGGCGGAACGAAAATGGGCGCGCCGCCAGCGTCGAGTAAATAGTAGCCGTCCGGCGTCACCAGCTCTCCGGCGTCGTTTCGGATGAACGCTCCGGCACGCGAAAGAACCTCGCCGTCGGGCGTGCCGATCAGGAAGAAGCCTTCCCCCTCGATAGCAAGATCGAATTCGCTGGCTGTCTGCTCCAGCGCGCCTTGCTGCGCACTGATCGACCGGCCAATCGCTGCCCCCATACTCAGCGACGGCGAGTCATTGCCAGTGGCCGCGATGTGTTCCGCGAACACCAGGCCCTCTGTCCGGAAGCCCGTCGTAGAGATATTTGCGATGTTGTTGGCAACAACCGCCATCTCTCGCATCAGGCCAGAGAGGCGGGTGAGTGACGCATATCCTGGATTATCCATGGCTCACATCCCCGCAATGATTGGCACAAGAGTGTCGGTGAAGTACGAAACGAGCGTTTGTGACATGAACCCCATCGACACCCAGAACACGACGACGATGGCCGCGAGCTTTGGCACGAACGTCAACGTCATTTCCTGAACGCTTGTGAGAGCCTGAAAGAGGCCCACCACAATGCCCGACACAAGAGCCGCTGCGAGGATCGGCGTCGCGACGACGACCGAGATCCAAAGCCCTTGGCGCATGGTGTCGAAGAAGATCATCTCATCCATCAGTCAGACCGGCATCCGAAGGATTTCCTGATACGCCTCAACCACCCGGTCGCGGATAGTCACGACGGTCTCAACAGCCAGCTCGGTTTGCGCCAGAGCGGTCACAAGGGCATGCGGATCGGCGCCGGTTGTCATTGCAGCGCGCGCTTGTGCCTCACCATTGGCGACGGTGTCGGCGAAACTTCCAACGGCTTGAGCAAACAGGCTCGGGTCTTGGGCTGCGGTCGTTGGTGGCACGGCAGCGCGCGGGTCGCCATACGCGCGCGCGGCGAGTGTTTGGGTGATGTCCATCTGGGATTCTCCTCAAATGTGATGGGTGGGTCAGCGACGGAGGAGGTCGTTCAGGGACGACGACATCTGTCGAATTTGGTCAAAGATCCGCAGGTTGGCCTCATAGGACCTGTTCGCTTCACGGGCATCGGCCAGTTCAATCACAAGGTCGACGTTGGAGCCTTCATAGCTTCCAGCCTCGTCCGCCATTGGATGGGAAGGATCGAAAATCACCGGAAGCGCCGTCTGATCGAGGCGGACAGGACCCGTTCGGACCTGGCCCTCAACGGCGCTAAAGCCGCGTTCAACTTCAAAACTTGTGATTTTTCGCTGATATCCAGGAGTATCAGCGTTGGCGATGTTCTCAGACACATGGGTAAGACGTTGAGTTTGTGCCCGCATGCCGGAGGCTGCCACGGACAGGGCGTTGGAAAAATCGGTCATAATTATCGTCCAATACTGGTGCGCAGGATGGTCATCGCGGATCCGTAGACCCTGAGCGCACGGCTATGGGCCCGCTGCGCCTCGATCCCGCGAAGCATCTCAAATTCTAAGGAGACGGAGTTGCCATTAGGGGAGGCGGGCGTGCGGGCATCAATGACGCGCATCGGTACTTCAGTCCGGCCTTCGCGGGCCTCCGCCGTCATATTGCGCCACGTCTGTTGAAAATCCGCGACGTCGCGGGCGCGATAGCCGGGCGTATCGGCATTCGCGATATTTTGCGCAACCACGGCCTGTCTGGACGCGGAATGGCGGGCGAGCCCGCTTGCAAGTTGAAAAATCTCTAGGCCTTCAAACATCTGGGCTTCTCCCATCTCGGCTACACGAAGGCTTAAGACTGATTCCTTTACATTCCGTAATGAAGGCGCACATCCCGCGCCGATTGGTTTGGAGAATCCGCCATGTCTGACGCTTTCGACCTCCTGCGCGCGCAACTACGTGGCATCAAAACGGCTCAGGCGGTGGGCAAAATCTCCGCTATGGGGCGCGATGTCGTGTCTGTATCGGGCTTGGACCGAGTCGCGTCCCTGGGTGATCGTGTCCGGTTCAATGCCGATGCGACAGGAGAAATTCTCGCCATGGAAGCCGGTCGCGCCCGTGTCATGCCGGATGGGCCCGCCGATGGCCTGCGTTTGGGCGCAGACGTGACCCACCTGGGGCCCGCAAGTATCTCACCCGATGACAGCTGGCTTGGCCGTGTGATTGACCCCGACGGGCAGCCATTGGATGGTCGAGCGATTTTGCCGGGTCCAGTCGCGTATCCTTTGGTCTCACCGCCACCATCCCCCGCTGCCCGCCGTGGCTTGGGTGCACGCCTTCAAACGGGATTCGCAGTTTTCGATACTCTGTTGCCCATCGTGCGCGGGCAGCGGGTGGGGCTTTTCGCCGGATCTGGAGTCGGCAAGTCACGCCTGACGGCGGCCTTGGCGGACGGAATGGCCGCCGATGTCGTGGTAATCGGTCTGATTGGAGAGCGGGGTCGCGAGGTCCGGGATTTCGTGAGCGAAACCCTTGGACCCGAGGGGCTGGCCCGCTCCGTGGTCATTGCCGCCACCTCGGACCGCCCGGCTCTGACCCGCGCGAGGGCCGCATATACGATGATGGCAGTCGCGGAATTCTTCCGAAATCAGGGGCGCAATGTCATTGTGCTGGCTGATTCCATCACCCGGTTTGCCGAGGCACAACGCGATGTTGCTGCCGCGGCAGGGGAACCTTTCGGCCCCAGCGGTTTCCCGGCGTCGATGGCGCAAACGATAATGGCGTTGGCTGAACGCGCCGGACCAGGATCGGGAACGCAAGGGGACATTACCGCGATTTTTTCAGTCCTGGTTGCAGGATCTGACATGGACGGACCGGTGGCAGACGTCATGCGCGGGACCTTGGATGGGCATATCGTGCTAACCCGCGAGATCGCCGAACGTGGTCGATACCCGGCGATTGATCTCTTGCGCTCAGTCAGCCGATCCCTGCCCAACGCGGCATCAGATGAGGAAAACAGGATGATCTTGCGCGCGCGCCAATTGATGGGCGCATATGATCGCGCTGAAATGATGCTGCAGGCTGGATTGTACACGCCAGGTGCGGACCCGTTGACGGACGGCGCAGTCAAAGTCTGGGCCGATCTGGACGCCTTTGTTGGCTGCACCGCCGCTGTCGACATAGGGCAGAGCTTCAATGATTTGCGCAAGGTACTATCCGCCGCCGACGTTCCTGGGGGCAAATAGCAGCGAGTTAAATGTCCGCTAAAGCGGTGTCAGACGAGGTTTTGCAGCAAAATAACTGCACTTGCACCGCGGGTCAGCGCCGAAGGACCCGCGGCCGCCTGGGACTGCAAGGTAAAGGCCTGCACCAAGTCCTCTACCACAGTGGGGTCCTGCAGCGCGGCAAACTCTGACGAGCCCAGGACGCGTTCTGCTCCGCCGCGAAAGGCATCCAGCT from Jannaschia sp. CCS1 includes:
- the flgG gene encoding flagellar basal-body rod protein FlgG — its product is MRALDIAATGMSAQQLRVDVISNNIANMSTTGYSPRRADFADLHYQQMVRAGAINASDGTVVPAGVQIGLGVRPAAVTVTWEQGTLGATGGQLDVAIEGRGYLEVTLPSGDNAYTRDGALQRTGDGLIVTNDGFEVNPGITIPDDAQEITINANGEVFASFRGEIQPQLLGQLNMVRFTNDNGLEAIGSNLFLETGASGAPLAGDPGEDGMGTFRQGYVEQSSVDAVREITDLIEAQRGYELNAKVLTAADQILGATTQVR
- a CDS encoding flagellar hook-basal body complex protein, producing the protein MDNPGYASLTRLSGLMREMAVVANNIANISTTGFRTEGLVFAEHIAATGNDSPSLSMGAAIGRSISAQQGALEQTASEFDLAIEGEGFFLIGTPDGEVLSRAGAFIRNDAGELVTPDGYYLLDAGGAPIFVPPQAGSVAVSSDGTISADGQPLTVVGLYLPNDPLELSRRSGTAFTVESGVQPADNARILQGFLEQSNVDPVAQIARMIEVQRAYELGQSFMDAEDNRIRDFLRTAGQRS
- a CDS encoding flagellar biosynthetic protein FliQ; translation: MDEMIFFDTMRQGLWISVVVATPILAAALVSGIVVGLFQALTSVQEMTLTFVPKLAAIVVVFWVSMGFMSQTLVSYFTDTLVPIIAGM
- the fliE gene encoding flagellar hook-basal body complex protein FliE, giving the protein MDITQTLAARAYGDPRAAVPPTTAAQDPSLFAQAVGSFADTVANGEAQARAAMTTGADPHALVTALAQTELAVETVVTIRDRVVEAYQEILRMPV
- the flgC gene encoding flagellar basal body rod protein FlgC, which encodes MTDFSNALSVAASGMRAQTQRLTHVSENIANADTPGYQRKITSFEVERGFSAVEGQVRTGPVRLDQTALPVIFDPSHPMADEAGSYEGSNVDLVIELADAREANRSYEANLRIFDQIRQMSSSLNDLLRR
- a CDS encoding FlgB family protein, encoding MFEGLEIFQLASGLARHSASRQAVVAQNIANADTPGYRARDVADFQQTWRNMTAEAREGRTEVPMRVIDARTPASPNGNSVSLEFEMLRGIEAQRAHSRALRVYGSAMTILRTSIGR
- a CDS encoding FliI/YscN family ATPase, with amino-acid sequence MSDAFDLLRAQLRGIKTAQAVGKISAMGRDVVSVSGLDRVASLGDRVRFNADATGEILAMEAGRARVMPDGPADGLRLGADVTHLGPASISPDDSWLGRVIDPDGQPLDGRAILPGPVAYPLVSPPPSPAARRGLGARLQTGFAVFDTLLPIVRGQRVGLFAGSGVGKSRLTAALADGMAADVVVIGLIGERGREVRDFVSETLGPEGLARSVVIAATSDRPALTRARAAYTMMAVAEFFRNQGRNVIVLADSITRFAEAQRDVAAAAGEPFGPSGFPASMAQTIMALAERAGPGSGTQGDITAIFSVLVAGSDMDGPVADVMRGTLDGHIVLTREIAERGRYPAIDLLRSVSRSLPNAASDEENRMILRARQLMGAYDRAEMMLQAGLYTPGADPLTDGAVKVWADLDAFVGCTAAVDIGQSFNDLRKVLSAADVPGGK